The following is a genomic window from Calliphora vicina chromosome 5, idCalVici1.1, whole genome shotgun sequence.
ACTATTGTAGATCGAAATAGCGAGCTTATAAATTTTCGTGGAGAAAATATTACTCTACGTCTCCATTTACGACCCCAACAATCATGATTATATACAATAAAACCTTTGTTGATAGAATGAGGAGAGACATTAGTGTGTCGAACATTGAATCAGCAAGAACAACCTTAAACGCATCAAAACTTAccgaaataaacaaacaatttttaaaatcattgaaTTTAATTGTAAAGAACAATGACTGATATAATTAACGTTTTGGAAAAACCAATCATGGAtgaaagaattataaaaaaagattaTCATACATATACTCTATATATTCAGtcatttaataataatgatgaaattcggatttcaatacaaaatcaaGATTTGTATGTTTTACCGAGGAAAGCTTTTTGTATATTGAAGGTACTGTGTTAGATGCTACAAGTGGTCTAAAAACGaacaactttaaattgaaaaataattttgtacccAATTTATTTGAGGAGATTCGTTATGAACTTAATGGTGTTGAAATAGATCGCACTAGACATTTGGGTGTTTCTAGcacaattaaaaattatctaTCCCTAAATGACAGCGAAAGTATTATGATGGGGAATGCAAGCTGGTCTTATGATAAAGACATCGATGTTGGTGAAGGATTTTTCAACTTTTATGTCCCGCTTAAATCATTATTAGGATTTGCTGaggattataataaaattatgttaaattgtaaacatgaattaatattattgcGTACAAAAAATGATGATAATATTGTAAATTCTAATCAAACTactgaaaaaccaaaaattacaattcaaaatatTAGTTGGAGAATTCCGCATGTAAAACTTTCGGATTATGCTAAACTaaacacaataaaaattattaatagtgGAAATGTGTTGCCAATAGCATTTCGTAGTTGGGATTGCCACTATCATCCTCAACTATCAGCATCACAAAATCATATTTGGAATGTAAAACTAGCTGCAAACAGAAAACGTCCACGTTTTgtactaattgcttttaaacataataataaGCTTACATTCAAATCTTAACAATATTAAAGTACATTTAAATTCAGACTCATATCCATATGATgacttaaatgttaaatttgatAATCAACCTTTTGCCATTCTATACGATATGTAtgttaaatttcaacaaaatttctatatgAGGGAGGCTCAACCGCTCCTCTCAGCTGAAGAATTTAAGGAAAAAGCACCTATAATCGTGATTGATGTCAGTCATCAAAATGAAGCAGTCACAACAGGCCCAATTGATATAAAAGTTGAGTTTTCTACAGATAAAATAGTAGCGGCTAATACATCTGCATATTGTTTACTCATACACGATCGTTTAATCGAATACTCACCGCTTTCATCTTCagtcaaaaaaattgtttaacgcaatgaataaaatgtactaatttcaatattttctattacagatttatttaacactattatttttaaacttaaaattatagaacaataaataaatttgttaaaagtaaaatttaaataaataaatatataaattataaaataatatcacatgtattttattttttttttaattcttaaaatatgtatattttattctaatatTTCAACTCCATAAACatttcatcgtcatcatcagaaaataaataatgattatttacatttaaatgagTTGAATTTATATCTAAGAAAATTTGATCATTTCCGTCATTTTCCCAGTTCGTTAATGAATTTTCATTAATGTTTGTTTCTATATTATTAGTGTCCTCTATTAAATATTCTGCAATATCATCTAACTCAAAATCAATCTCTTTTGCCCCCAAGCATATGTCTGAATACCATCGAACTTTATATACCTCTTGTCATCATTGTgacttaaaactattttttctgttttttgggTATATATTTGATGTTGATACGTTCGAAATGTATACATTGAATCACTGTGTATATTTTTGGAATACAAACACTTTTTATAATCGACTAATGTTATTCTATCTAATGCAATTTTTTGCACACCcttggattttttaatttctccaTTATCTTCATTTCTAATTGAATACATTTTCGCCCTTAAACCAACAAATTCTCTCATAATTACTCCACAGTTTTCATCCTTCATCATTCCCaagactttttttatttacaattggtaaattaaatttattttgagggCTATAATCTGAAGTATCAAAACGTTGAAGTACATCATTTGAGATATCCTTATAGAAATCTTCTGTTCTAATGGTATATATAAATGAATCTGTATCCATGTAATTTAAATGAAGTCTACTATTAAATTTGGGTTTCATATAGCCATAGTGAAATTCGtacattttccattttgaaAGTTCTAATACACTAAAACCTAAGTACATTGGCTTATTACATTTAATGTTTACTCGTTTAAGTTGTACGACAAACATATCATCTCCAAACCTAGACAGACTATGAAAATTCAATTGAGCAATATGAGCTCTTGCTTCTTTATGATTTCTTCTGTCCGATTCCTACTGTGTTACAATATAAACACTCTTTCTTTTTTCTACATTCTCCATGGTCTTACCATAAACAGCATTATTTAGTaacttaaagaaatatttttcgaatGCATTTGTCGCTTTAGTCCTATGAAAAGTATTTAAGTCGATGTATGACTTTAACCATGGAgcctgtttaaattttataattctatggatttttttcaaaatcataccATTTGCAATACATTGTTTCAACACTCTATAATGTatagcataatttttt
Proteins encoded in this region:
- the LOC135961222 gene encoding uncharacterized protein LOC135961222 — encoded protein: MSITLTLNGNSSILTANYFPPIALEEDYECSLIDFHTYNSIPNVDEDNNLFHIGDNIIEIPIGSYELEDIADYLESEYEHLANGTVLDATSGLKTNNFKLKNNFVPNLFEEIRYELNGVEIDRTRHLGVSSTIKNYLSLNDSESIMMGNASWSYDKDIDVGEGFFNFYVPLKSLLGFAEDYNKIMLNCKHELILLRTKNDDNIVNSNQTTEKPKITIQNISWRIPHVKLSDYAKLNTIKIINSGNVLPIAFRSWDCHYHPQLSASQNHIWNVKLAANRKRPHSYPYDDLNVKFDNQPFAILYDMYVKFQQNFYMREAQPLLSAEEFKEKAPIIVIDVSHQNEAVTTGPIDIKVEFSTDKIVAANTSAYCLLIHDRLIEYSPLSSSVKKIV